One Dictyoglomus turgidum DSM 6724 DNA window includes the following coding sequences:
- a CDS encoding radical SAM protein, protein MGKEFSFQWHITDFCNLRCKHCYQDIFDRSRELTYDRLIHIIQDISGFLKEQGFERLSINITGGEPLIYPYINPILKALDEIDIIDEINIITNGIIMPDIVLKGRYERLKYLKVSLEGAREETNDLIRGRGIFKRVIGNLKNTNYNFLLMFTLAKYNYRELDDMYRLSQNLGAKGFILERFIPLGEGSKIKDMVLNSKDWYQVVDRVATWADLTVEDLLPYKAFYIDFEENRILGALCNLGESCAVMPNGDVYPCRRFPLVLGNLSQESFSKIYPKILDFRANFTKDKLKGKCFLCAMEDCIGCRALSFSLFSDSFAEDYQCWL, encoded by the coding sequence ATGGGAAAAGAGTTTTCCTTTCAATGGCATATAACGGACTTTTGTAATCTGAGATGCAAGCACTGCTATCAAGATATTTTTGATAGAAGTAGAGAGCTTACTTATGATAGGTTAATCCATATTATTCAAGATATATCAGGGTTTTTAAAAGAGCAAGGGTTTGAAAGACTTTCCATAAATATTACTGGAGGTGAGCCTCTAATTTATCCCTATATTAATCCTATTTTAAAAGCATTAGACGAAATAGATATTATAGACGAGATAAATATTATAACTAATGGCATAATAATGCCCGATATTGTGCTCAAAGGGCGTTATGAAAGATTAAAATACTTAAAGGTTTCTCTGGAAGGAGCAAGGGAAGAGACTAATGATTTGATAAGGGGTAGGGGGATTTTTAAAAGGGTTATTGGTAATCTTAAAAATACTAATTATAATTTTCTTTTAATGTTTACTCTTGCAAAATACAATTATAGAGAGTTAGATGATATGTATAGATTATCTCAGAATTTAGGTGCAAAGGGATTTATCTTGGAGAGGTTTATACCTCTTGGAGAAGGGTCAAAAATCAAAGATATGGTATTAAATTCAAAGGATTGGTACCAGGTAGTGGATAGGGTAGCTACTTGGGCTGATCTTACTGTAGAAGATCTGCTTCCTTATAAGGCTTTTTATATTGATTTTGAAGAGAATAGAATCTTAGGAGCTCTTTGCAATTTAGGTGAATCTTGTGCAGTTATGCCTAATGGAGACGTTTATCCTTGTAGGAGGTTTCCTTTAGTTTTGGGTAATTTAAGTCAGGAAAGTTTTTCTAAAATATACCCAAAAATTTTAGATTTTAGGGCTAATTTTACTAAGGATAAATTGAAAGGAAAATGTTTTCTATGTGCCATGGAGGATTGTATAGGATGTAGAGCCCTCTCTTTTTCTCTATTTTCTGATAGTTTTGCTGAAGATTATCAATGCTGGCTTTAA
- a CDS encoding cation diffusion facilitator family transporter: MNFSEWLSNKILTKKEYSKKYAGYLEGWVSIVGNLTLFLFKYFAGLSLGSISLIADAFHSLSDVFTSVVVILGFKLGSKPADKEHPYGHGRIEQIATLIIALLLLIVAYDLVRSSFERLMNPHKVEFNLGVFVLLIISAIFKEWMARFSIYLGKRFDASPLIADAWHHRSDAIATLLVTIGLLGSKLGFYRLDSILGVLVSLLIAWVGVDLLKSATSFLIGEAPSGDLVKKIDDIIVNTPGVLNYHDLSVHDYQNEKYITLHIEVDNNLTVKEAHDLALKVQDEIKSKIENSQVTVHIDPKGERED, translated from the coding sequence ATGAATTTTAGTGAGTGGTTGTCAAATAAAATTTTGACTAAAAAAGAATATAGTAAAAAATATGCTGGATATTTGGAAGGTTGGGTAAGTATAGTAGGAAATCTTACTTTATTTTTATTTAAATACTTTGCTGGTCTTTCCTTAGGAAGCATTTCTCTAATTGCTGATGCTTTTCACTCTCTGTCGGACGTATTTACCTCAGTAGTTGTAATTCTTGGTTTTAAATTAGGAAGTAAACCAGCCGATAAAGAACATCCCTATGGGCATGGTAGGATAGAACAGATAGCTACTCTTATAATTGCACTTTTATTATTAATTGTTGCTTATGATCTCGTTAGATCTTCCTTTGAAAGATTGATGAATCCTCACAAGGTTGAATTTAACTTAGGAGTTTTTGTTTTATTGATAATTTCTGCTATTTTTAAAGAATGGATGGCAAGGTTTTCTATCTATTTAGGAAAGAGATTTGATGCTAGTCCTTTAATTGCTGATGCATGGCATCATAGAAGTGATGCTATTGCAACCCTTCTTGTGACAATAGGACTTTTGGGAAGTAAATTAGGTTTTTATAGGCTTGATAGTATTTTAGGAGTTCTTGTATCCTTATTAATTGCCTGGGTAGGAGTTGATCTTTTAAAAAGTGCTACTAGTTTTTTGATTGGTGAGGCGCCGAGTGGCGACCTTGTAAAAAAGATTGATGATATCATAGTGAATACCCCTGGGGTTTTAAATTATCATGACTTATCAGTACATGATTATCAGAACGAGAAGTATATTACTCTTCATATAGAGGTAGACAATAATTTAACTGTGAAAGAAGCTCATGATTTAGCTCTAAAAGTACAAGATGAGATTAAGTCAAAGATTGAAAACTCACAAGTTACGGTACATATAGATCCAAAAGGAGAAAGGGAGGATTAA
- a CDS encoding uroporphyrinogen decarboxylase family protein, whose amino-acid sequence MKDKEWQILLDCVNMKEPEEIPIALIVDSPWIPGYLGIPHMQFYFIPDVWLEAYKEIKRRFPEVIFIPDFWVEFGMAQEPSAFGAKIVFKPNATPNIEPILSSADDLPTFIARLKTPNPKTDGFMPIVLEYYKYIEPKVKGMGEKIKIVAARGPLAISSHLMGVTEFLVSVKLYPEEAKRLIEIATNLVIDFLTAQIEVLHDVEGILVLDDIVGFFSEEDYLEFAHPYLKKIFSSFDYPVKIYHNDTNNNVYYKYLPELGINIFNFTHLQNIKDVYNLTQGKMCLMGNVPPLDVLVNGSKEDVKRVVEKILMDYGMKKGLLLSAGGGVSPGTPGENIRAMIDTSRSFKF is encoded by the coding sequence ATGAAAGATAAAGAGTGGCAGATTTTGTTGGATTGTGTAAATATGAAAGAACCTGAGGAGATTCCTATTGCTCTTATTGTGGATAGTCCTTGGATTCCTGGATATTTAGGAATTCCTCACATGCAATTTTATTTTATTCCTGATGTATGGCTTGAAGCCTACAAAGAGATCAAAAGGAGATTTCCTGAAGTTATTTTTATTCCCGATTTCTGGGTCGAGTTTGGAATGGCTCAAGAACCTTCTGCTTTTGGAGCTAAAATTGTCTTTAAGCCTAATGCTACTCCTAATATAGAACCTATATTAAGTTCTGCTGACGATCTTCCTACTTTTATTGCTAGGTTAAAAACTCCAAATCCTAAGACTGATGGATTTATGCCTATTGTTCTTGAGTACTATAAATATATTGAGCCTAAAGTAAAAGGGATGGGAGAAAAGATAAAAATCGTTGCTGCAAGAGGTCCTCTTGCTATTTCCTCTCATTTAATGGGAGTTACCGAGTTCTTAGTCTCGGTGAAGTTATATCCTGAGGAAGCAAAGAGACTTATTGAAATTGCAACAAATTTGGTAATTGATTTTCTTACTGCTCAAATAGAAGTCCTCCATGATGTGGAAGGTATCCTTGTACTTGATGATATTGTAGGCTTTTTCTCGGAGGAAGATTATCTTGAGTTTGCACATCCTTATCTTAAAAAGATATTTTCAAGCTTTGATTATCCAGTAAAGATTTATCATAATGATACTAATAACAATGTTTATTACAAATATTTACCAGAACTTGGTATCAACATATTTAACTTTACTCATCTCCAAAATATAAAAGATGTTTATAATTTAACCCAAGGAAAGATGTGCTTAATGGGAAATGTACCTCCCTTGGATGTTCTTGTTAATGGGAGCAAAGAGGATGTGAAAAGAGTTGTAGAAAAGATACTAATGGATTATGGAATGAAGAAGGGATTACTTCTTTCTGCTGGGGGTGGTGTATCTCCTGGAACCCCTGGCGAAAATATAAGAGCTATGATTGACACATCAAGAAGTTTTAAATTTTAG
- a CDS encoding ABC transporter permease, translating into MKEYLLRRILYMLLTLFFVSIIVFVVIQLPPGDFLTSYIAQLATSGESVNLETIEALKKQYGLDKPIWEQYLLWIWNVLHGDFGRSLLYNRPVSELIGERLAITFVISLFTLVFIWVVGFLIGTYSATHQYSFGDYFFTFLGYIGLSVPAFMVALILLWVAYAYFGQNLTGLFSPEYLEAKWSFAKFVDMLKHIWVPVVIIGLANTAGMIRTLRANLLDELNKPYVLTARAKGLKEWKVVFKYPLRVAMIPFISTVGWSLPFLVSGAEITAIVLNLPTSGPLLLEALRNQDMYLAGAFLLMLSFLTMLGTLISDLLLAWVDPRVRYE; encoded by the coding sequence GTGAAAGAGTATCTATTAAGAAGAATCCTTTATATGTTGTTAACCTTATTCTTTGTCTCCATAATTGTTTTTGTAGTAATTCAACTTCCTCCTGGTGATTTTTTGACCTCCTATATAGCTCAGCTTGCCACTAGCGGTGAATCGGTGAATTTAGAGACCATAGAGGCTTTAAAGAAACAATATGGACTTGATAAACCTATATGGGAACAATATCTTCTTTGGATTTGGAATGTTTTACATGGAGATTTTGGGAGGTCTTTACTTTACAATAGACCTGTCAGTGAGCTTATAGGGGAAAGACTTGCTATAACTTTTGTCATATCTTTGTTTACCCTTGTCTTCATTTGGGTAGTTGGTTTCTTAATAGGAACTTATTCTGCTACTCATCAATATTCCTTTGGAGATTACTTTTTTACCTTTTTAGGATATATTGGACTTTCGGTTCCTGCTTTTATGGTGGCTTTGATTCTTCTTTGGGTGGCTTATGCTTATTTTGGGCAGAATTTGACAGGACTTTTTTCACCAGAATATTTAGAAGCAAAATGGAGTTTTGCTAAGTTTGTAGATATGCTGAAACATATATGGGTGCCTGTGGTTATTATTGGTTTAGCAAATACTGCTGGAATGATTAGAACTTTGAGGGCAAATCTTCTTGATGAATTAAATAAGCCTTATGTCTTAACTGCAAGGGCAAAGGGTTTAAAGGAATGGAAAGTGGTATTTAAATATCCCTTAAGGGTTGCTATGATTCCCTTTATAAGTACTGTAGGTTGGTCTCTTCCCTTTCTGGTTTCTGGTGCTGAAATTACCGCTATAGTTTTGAATCTTCCCACATCTGGCCCTTTACTTCTTGAGGCTCTCAGAAACCAAGATATGTACTTGGCAGGTGCCTTTTTACTTATGTTAAGTTTTCTAACTATGTTAGGGACTTTAATATCGGATCTTCTTCTTGCATGGGTAGATCCTCGCGTAAGGTATGAGTAA
- a CDS encoding DUF6485 family protein: MAECRVEKNLKNCNCTYEPCPRKGICCECLAYHRSHGELPACYFPPEVERTYDRSIGKFVSLYK; this comes from the coding sequence ATGGCAGAGTGTAGAGTAGAAAAGAACCTAAAAAATTGCAATTGTACCTATGAACCTTGTCCAAGAAAGGGCATATGCTGTGAATGCTTAGCTTATCATAGAAGTCATGGAGAACTTCCTGCATGTTACTTTCCTCCTGAAGTAGAAAGAACTTATGACAGATCTATCGGAAAATTTGTCTCTCTTTACAAATAG
- a CDS encoding alpha-glucuronidase family glycosyl hydrolase: MAEVKPYNMCWLEYTDLSKYKNKYIKVFENVVVLGGNELNLPLKELKNFLTFSLNIKPKIFKNTLVKGRNYVLIGRLIEIKKIFKESERFEKLLNDEGFIIKRIDIDGNKVLIITAKSYNGIVYGIFNLIERLKRGEDIENIDIVSNPSLRFRMLNHWDNLDGSIERGYAGKSIFFRENKILINERTKDYARLLSSIGVNGVVINNVNVKKKEVELITPSYLKKIGELSKIFSAYGIKIYLSINFASPIYLGGLNTADPLDKRVAVWWKAKVDEIYEYVPDFGGFLVKADSEFNPGPHMYGRTHADGANMLGEALESYGGFVIWRAFVYNCLQDWRDTNTDRAKAAYENFKPLDGKFSENVIVQIKYGPMDFQVREPVNPLFGGLEHTNQILELQITQEYTGQQIHLCYLGTLWKEVLDFDTYAKGEGSKVKEILKGNVFDLKNNGMAGVSNVGDDINWTGHDLAQANLYTFGALSWNPDERIEEVVKRWIELTFGDNEKVIKNISYMLLSSHKAYEKYTTPLGLGWMVNPGHHYGPNPEGYEYSKWGTYHRANYEAIGVDRSSRGTGYTLQYHSPWREIYDNIETCPEELLLFFHRVPYNYKLKSGKTLIQTYYDLHFEGVEEAEEIRKKWIELKGEIEDKIYERVLNRLDIQIEHAKEWRDVINTYFFRRTGIPDEKGRKIYP; encoded by the coding sequence ATGGCTGAAGTTAAACCTTATAATATGTGTTGGTTAGAGTATACAGATCTTAGTAAGTATAAAAACAAGTATATTAAAGTGTTTGAAAATGTTGTAGTCTTAGGAGGCAATGAATTAAATTTACCCTTGAAAGAATTAAAAAATTTTCTCACCTTCTCTTTAAATATTAAACCTAAAATTTTTAAAAATACTCTTGTAAAAGGCCGAAATTATGTGTTAATTGGGAGGTTAATAGAAATTAAGAAAATTTTCAAAGAGAGTGAAAGATTTGAAAAATTGTTAAATGATGAGGGTTTTATAATAAAGAGAATAGACATTGATGGAAACAAGGTTTTGATAATTACAGCAAAAAGCTATAATGGTATTGTTTATGGGATATTTAATTTGATTGAAAGGTTAAAACGGGGAGAAGATATAGAAAATATAGACATTGTAAGCAATCCCTCTCTAAGGTTTAGAATGTTAAATCATTGGGATAATTTAGATGGGAGTATAGAAAGAGGATATGCAGGGAAATCTATATTTTTTAGGGAGAATAAGATACTTATTAATGAAAGAACTAAGGATTATGCAAGATTGCTATCCTCTATAGGAGTTAATGGGGTAGTGATTAATAATGTAAATGTAAAGAAAAAGGAAGTAGAGCTTATAACACCTTCTTATTTAAAAAAAATAGGAGAGCTTTCTAAAATTTTTTCAGCTTATGGGATTAAAATTTACCTCTCTATAAACTTTGCCTCTCCCATATATCTTGGTGGTTTAAATACTGCTGATCCTCTTGATAAAAGGGTAGCAGTTTGGTGGAAGGCAAAAGTAGACGAAATATATGAGTATGTTCCAGATTTTGGAGGCTTTTTGGTAAAAGCAGATTCTGAGTTTAATCCAGGACCTCATATGTATGGCAGGACTCATGCTGATGGGGCTAATATGTTGGGAGAAGCCTTAGAGTCTTATGGAGGATTTGTAATATGGAGAGCTTTTGTTTACAATTGTTTACAAGATTGGAGAGATACTAATACGGATAGGGCAAAGGCTGCTTATGAGAACTTTAAGCCTCTTGATGGTAAATTTAGTGAAAATGTTATAGTGCAGATAAAATATGGTCCTATGGACTTTCAGGTTAGGGAGCCTGTTAATCCTCTCTTCGGAGGATTAGAACATACAAATCAGATATTGGAGCTACAAATAACTCAAGAGTATACAGGACAGCAAATACATTTATGTTATTTGGGTACTTTGTGGAAAGAAGTTCTTGATTTTGATACTTATGCAAAAGGGGAGGGATCTAAGGTAAAGGAGATATTAAAGGGAAATGTTTTTGATTTGAAAAATAACGGTATGGCGGGGGTATCTAATGTGGGGGATGATATCAATTGGACAGGACATGATTTGGCTCAGGCTAATTTATATACCTTTGGAGCTCTTAGCTGGAATCCTGATGAGAGGATAGAAGAAGTTGTAAAAAGATGGATAGAATTGACTTTCGGAGATAATGAGAAGGTAATTAAAAATATTTCTTATATGTTATTAAGCTCTCATAAGGCTTATGAGAAATATACTACTCCTTTAGGATTGGGATGGATGGTAAATCCAGGTCATCATTATGGACCTAACCCAGAAGGGTACGAATATTCTAAATGGGGTACTTATCATAGAGCAAATTACGAGGCGATAGGAGTGGATAGATCTTCAAGAGGTACAGGCTATACTCTTCAGTATCACTCTCCTTGGAGAGAAATTTACGATAATATAGAGACGTGTCCTGAAGAATTGTTATTGTTCTTTCATAGGGTACCTTACAATTACAAATTAAAGTCGGGAAAAACTCTAATTCAGACTTATTACGATTTGCATTTTGAAGGGGTAGAGGAGGCAGAGGAGATTAGAAAAAAATGGATTGAGTTAAAGGGCGAGATTGAGGATAAGATATATGAAAGGGTTTTAAATAGGTTGGATATACAGATAGAGCATGCGAAAGAATGGAGAGATGTTATAAATACGTATTTCTTTAGGAGAACGGGAATACCAGATGAAAAAGGTAGAAAAATATATCCTTAA
- a CDS encoding LacI family DNA-binding transcriptional regulator produces the protein MRRKENKSPTMKDVAKLAGVSISTVSHVINKTRYVEPETREKVYRAIKTLGYRPNILASSLRKKVTNTIGLIISNITNLFYPEVVRGVEDYLAKYNYNLILCNSDENVEKEKNYIEVLFSRRVDGLIITPSKSSETRENLDLFREKNIPVVLVDRKIEGLEEDVVLADNVGGTYEAINYLISLGHKRIGIITGPLDTTTGYERLEGYFKALEESGINKDDNLIYEGNFKEDGGYKGIEVLLNISNPPTAVFTSNNLMALGALKKITELGLKIPKDLSLISFDDMDWFPYFSPPLTAVYQPAYELGETAVKLLFERLKRGRKKRKEVILPTKLIIRESCAPLK, from the coding sequence ATGAGGAGAAAAGAAAATAAATCACCTACAATGAAGGACGTAGCTAAACTTGCAGGCGTTTCTATAAGTACTGTATCCCATGTGATAAACAAGACCAGGTATGTAGAGCCTGAAACAAGAGAAAAGGTTTATCGAGCTATAAAAACCTTAGGATATAGGCCAAATATTCTCGCAAGCAGTCTGAGAAAAAAAGTAACTAACACCATAGGGCTTATTATCTCTAACATTACAAACCTTTTTTATCCTGAAGTAGTAAGAGGAGTTGAAGACTACTTAGCAAAATACAATTATAATCTTATTCTATGCAACTCTGATGAAAACGTAGAAAAGGAGAAAAATTACATAGAGGTTCTTTTTAGTAGAAGAGTTGATGGACTTATCATTACTCCAAGTAAAAGTAGCGAAACAAGAGAAAACCTGGATCTTTTTCGAGAGAAAAACATTCCTGTAGTTCTTGTAGATAGAAAAATTGAAGGATTAGAAGAAGATGTGGTACTCGCAGACAATGTGGGAGGAACATACGAAGCAATAAATTACCTGATAAGCTTAGGTCATAAAAGGATAGGAATAATAACAGGTCCTTTAGATACAACTACAGGTTATGAGAGACTTGAAGGATATTTTAAAGCCTTAGAGGAGTCAGGAATTAATAAGGATGACAACCTTATATATGAAGGAAACTTTAAGGAGGATGGCGGTTATAAAGGGATAGAAGTCCTACTTAACATTAGCAATCCACCTACCGCTGTTTTTACCAGTAATAATCTTATGGCCCTTGGAGCTCTTAAAAAAATAACTGAGCTTGGATTAAAAATTCCTAAGGACCTTTCCTTAATATCTTTTGATGATATGGATTGGTTTCCATATTTTTCTCCTCCCCTAACAGCAGTCTATCAACCAGCATATGAATTAGGAGAGACTGCAGTAAAACTACTCTTTGAGAGATTAAAAAGGGGAAGAAAAAAGAGAAAAGAGGTAATATTACCCACAAAATTGATTATAAGAGAATCCTGCGCTCCTCTTAAATAA
- a CDS encoding endo-1,4-beta-xylanase, translating to MLKKRFSLLFLITFLLILSITIGSEDLTLYFSFENGSEEGFLGTSERVKLSIVEDVVLDGKYALKVHNRLSSWDGCRVSLTYNLLPEMNYLVSAFVYHTSDKPQPFQIVARIKDIVGERFELIGETIAMPKVWKEIKGNFKFNYSVYLEALDLMIVSPNESGFDFYVDKIQVLGPNKVSSPGSVVNSTFESGTVENWEARGDGVKILVRDNVAKTGKYSLFVTGRTRSWHGAQINLSKILETGKSYDISVWVYQSSGETQKITLTMQRKFDIDEKTRYETIVWQKSIPDKTWVELSGSYNVPLNVKIEELILYVESPNTNLEFYVDDVKVTDRTLVLGQPEWEIPSLAEMFKGYFKIGVAIPFKVLINPVEAKMVVKHFNSITSENEMKPESLQPREGEFDFSKADAYVKFAEENGLVVRGHTLVWHSQTPNWFFVDKDGKPASKELLLKRLENHIKTVVGRYKGRVYAWDVVNEAIDEAQPDGFRRSKWFEILGPEYIEKAFIWAHEADPNAKLFYNDYNTEIPAKREFIYKLVKSLKEKGVPIHGVGLQCHINISWPEIEEIENTIKLFSTIPGIEIHITELDMSVYTQAGEEYKTLPRDVAVRQGYRYRKLFDMLKKYKNVVTNVTFWGLKDDYSWLNQRGRFNYPLLFDKDYQAKLAYWALVSPNVLPPLIQSAKMASGQAVVDGIEDKSYKSAIPVIINDGERDVAVVKPIWYMSKIFVFAEVFDGRKDDTDCLTVFVDQNNAKSPYLQSDDVYFKFYRNGKIESNFAPMLKNYTIREKETGYTIECEIQIYAIPIGKGSKIGMDFSMIDGEKVVSWSDHSNQQLLSTIRYGTLELEEAVKLAQAKKGSPVVDALMDDLYKSVDPIETETAVMGKIEKVKGKAWILWDEDHIYLYAEVSDDDLDDTATNPWEQDSFEIFIDENNAKTASYQADDAQYRVNFKNVQTFGTGANAEYINSATRLLRDGEKVIGYAVEVAIKMKTKRLKVGEVIGFDIQVNNASKGMRIGIYTWNDPVGDNWRDTRRFGNLELIQ from the coding sequence ATGCTTAAAAAGAGATTCTCTCTTCTATTTTTGATTACATTCCTACTAATCCTCTCTATAACCATTGGTTCTGAAGATCTTACTTTATATTTTAGTTTTGAAAATGGTTCAGAAGAGGGATTCCTGGGGACCAGTGAGAGGGTAAAACTAAGTATTGTAGAAGATGTAGTCTTAGATGGGAAATATGCATTAAAGGTACATAATAGACTCTCTTCTTGGGACGGATGTAGGGTAAGCTTGACTTATAATTTATTACCTGAGATGAATTATTTAGTAAGTGCTTTTGTATACCATACTTCTGATAAACCTCAGCCTTTTCAAATTGTTGCTCGTATTAAAGATATTGTAGGTGAAAGATTTGAACTTATTGGGGAAACCATAGCAATGCCTAAGGTATGGAAGGAGATAAAAGGAAATTTTAAGTTTAATTATTCTGTTTATTTAGAGGCATTAGATTTAATGATTGTATCTCCTAATGAATCTGGATTTGATTTTTATGTGGATAAGATACAAGTATTGGGTCCTAATAAAGTTTCTTCCCCAGGATCTGTGGTTAACTCAACTTTTGAAAGTGGTACTGTGGAAAATTGGGAAGCAAGAGGAGATGGGGTAAAAATCTTAGTTAGGGATAATGTAGCCAAAACTGGAAAGTACTCTCTTTTTGTAACGGGAAGAACAAGAAGTTGGCATGGTGCTCAAATAAATCTTTCAAAAATTTTAGAAACGGGAAAGAGCTATGATATATCAGTTTGGGTGTATCAAAGTTCTGGTGAAACTCAAAAAATAACTCTTACAATGCAGAGGAAATTTGACATAGATGAGAAAACAAGATATGAAACCATAGTCTGGCAAAAGAGTATTCCAGATAAGACTTGGGTTGAGCTTTCAGGATCCTACAATGTTCCACTCAATGTAAAGATTGAAGAGTTAATACTTTATGTGGAATCTCCTAATACCAATTTAGAATTCTATGTGGATGATGTTAAGGTAACCGATAGGACCTTAGTTTTGGGTCAACCAGAATGGGAAATCCCATCCTTAGCTGAGATGTTCAAAGGGTATTTTAAAATTGGAGTTGCTATTCCTTTTAAAGTTTTGATAAATCCTGTTGAGGCTAAAATGGTGGTTAAACATTTTAATAGCATTACTTCGGAAAACGAAATGAAGCCAGAATCTCTTCAACCAAGGGAAGGAGAGTTTGATTTTAGTAAAGCAGATGCTTATGTAAAGTTTGCCGAAGAAAATGGTTTGGTAGTGAGAGGACACACTCTTGTATGGCATAGTCAGACTCCTAATTGGTTCTTCGTAGATAAAGACGGAAAACCTGCTTCTAAGGAATTACTCTTAAAGAGATTGGAAAATCATATTAAAACAGTGGTGGGAAGATACAAGGGAAGGGTTTATGCTTGGGATGTGGTAAATGAAGCTATAGATGAAGCTCAACCTGATGGTTTTAGAAGAAGTAAGTGGTTTGAAATATTAGGTCCCGAATATATAGAGAAAGCCTTCATATGGGCTCATGAAGCAGATCCAAATGCAAAGCTTTTCTATAATGATTATAATACTGAGATTCCTGCTAAGAGGGAATTTATATATAAACTCGTGAAATCTCTTAAAGAAAAAGGTGTTCCGATTCATGGGGTTGGATTACAATGTCACATAAATATCTCTTGGCCAGAGATTGAGGAGATAGAAAATACCATAAAACTGTTTAGTACTATTCCAGGAATAGAAATTCATATTACAGAGCTTGATATGAGTGTCTATACCCAGGCTGGAGAAGAGTATAAAACTCTGCCAAGAGATGTGGCTGTAAGACAAGGGTATAGGTATAGAAAGTTATTCGATATGCTTAAAAAATATAAAAACGTAGTGACTAATGTAACCTTTTGGGGATTAAAAGACGATTATTCTTGGTTAAATCAGAGGGGAAGATTCAATTATCCTCTATTGTTTGATAAAGATTATCAGGCAAAATTGGCTTATTGGGCTTTGGTGTCTCCTAATGTTTTGCCTCCTCTTATTCAAAGTGCTAAGATGGCAAGTGGACAGGCTGTGGTGGATGGGATAGAAGATAAAAGCTATAAATCTGCTATACCAGTAATTATAAATGATGGAGAAAGAGATGTAGCTGTGGTTAAACCTATATGGTATATGAGTAAGATATTTGTTTTTGCAGAGGTATTTGATGGAAGAAAAGATGATACAGATTGTTTAACTGTGTTTGTGGACCAAAACAATGCAAAATCCCCATATCTTCAAAGTGATGATGTATATTTTAAGTTCTATAGAAATGGAAAAATAGAAAGTAATTTTGCTCCCATGTTAAAGAATTATACGATAAGAGAAAAAGAAACAGGATATACAATTGAATGCGAAATCCAGATATATGCTATTCCAATAGGAAAAGGGAGTAAAATAGGAATGGACTTTTCAATGATAGATGGAGAAAAGGTTGTAAGTTGGAGTGATCACTCTAATCAGCAGTTGTTAAGCACTATAAGGTATGGTACCTTAGAACTTGAAGAAGCAGTTAAGTTGGCCCAAGCTAAGAAAGGAAGCCCTGTAGTTGATGCCCTTATGGATGACCTCTATAAGAGTGTTGATCCCATAGAAACAGAAACTGCAGTAATGGGTAAAATAGAGAAAGTAAAGGGCAAAGCTTGGATATTGTGGGATGAGGATCATATATATTTATACGCAGAAGTAAGCGATGATGATCTTGATGATACAGCAACAAATCCGTGGGAACAGGATTCTTTTGAGATCTTTATAGATGAGAATAATGCAAAGACTGCAAGTTATCAGGCAGATGATGCCCAATATAGAGTTAATTTTAAGAATGTACAAACTTTTGGTACTGGAGCCAATGCTGAGTATATAAACTCTGCTACAAGGTTACTAAGGGATGGAGAAAAAGTTATAGGCTATGCTGTAGAAGTAGCAATAAAGATGAAAACAAAAAGACTTAAGGTGGGAGAAGTAATAGGATTTGATATACAGGTGAACAATGCTTCAAAGGGGATGAGGATAGGAATCTACACATGGAATGATCCAGTGGGAGATAATTGGAGAGATACAAGAAGGTTTGGAAATCTTGAATTGATACAGTAA
- a CDS encoding ribonuclease H-like domain-containing protein produces MKKYEAYLDIETTGLSPIYSDITVIGIYLENKEESILIQLIGKEITSYNLLYIIEKVHTIYTYNGSRFDLPFIHSKLGIDLEKHVLHEDLMYRCWERGLYGGLKKVEEKLGIERKLKEVNGRIAVILWYRYTKHNDYNALNLLLEYNREDVMNLKTLREKLYGF; encoded by the coding sequence ATGAAAAAGTATGAAGCTTACTTAGATATAGAGACTACAGGATTAAGTCCTATATATTCAGATATTACTGTAATTGGAATATATCTTGAAAATAAAGAAGAATCAATCCTTATTCAACTTATTGGGAAAGAAATAACTTCTTATAATCTCTTGTACATCATAGAAAAAGTACACACTATATATACCTATAATGGGTCAAGATTTGACTTGCCTTTTATTCATTCAAAACTTGGAATAGACTTAGAAAAGCATGTTCTCCATGAAGATCTCATGTATCGTTGTTGGGAGAGAGGATTGTATGGTGGATTAAAAAAAGTCGAAGAAAAATTAGGAATTGAAAGAAAACTGAAAGAAGTTAATGGAAGGATAGCAGTAATACTTTGGTATAGATATACAAAACATAATGACTACAATGCCTTAAATTTACTATTAGAATATAACAGGGAAGATGTTATGAATTTGAAGACTTTAAGAGAAAAATTATATGGATTCTAG